A window of Ipomoea triloba cultivar NCNSP0323 chromosome 2, ASM357664v1 contains these coding sequences:
- the LOC116005147 gene encoding uncharacterized protein LOC116005147 isoform X2, with protein sequence MPSDTQVEPLNRAHKSISTNIQRLVSKALLSEERGGDAIRSLKCSQNLEDFQCVDIVIEAIVESESIKKKLFVDLDKIVKSSAILASNTSSISITRLASATNRPTQVIGMHFMNPPPIMKLVEIIRGADTSDETYNVTKSLAERFGKTVVCSQDYAGFIVNRILMPMINEAFYTLYNGVAAKEHIDAGMKFGTNHPMGPLELADFIGLDVCLAILKVLHGGLGDTKYAPCPLLVQYVDAGRLGRKRGIGVYDYRNAPGATRPSSRL encoded by the exons ATGCCTTCCGATACCCAAGTGGAACCTCTTAACAGAGCCCACAAATCCATCTCTACTAACATCCAACGCCTCGTCTCAAAAGCTCTACTTTCTGAG GAACGAGGTGGTGATGCAATCAGGAGTCTAAAATGTTCACAGAATTTGGAAGATTTCCAGTGTGTGGATATTGTTATTGAGGCTATTGTGGAGTCTGAATCT ATAAAG AAAAAGCTGTTTGTTGATTTAGACAAGATTGTGAAGAGCTCTGCAATCTTGGCTTCTAACACAAGCTCTATCTCCATTACCCGTTTGGCATCTGCAACTAATCGTCCTACACAG GTGATTGGCATGCATTTTATGAATCCTCCTCCCATTATGAAACTGGTTGAAATTATCAGGGGTGCAGATACATCGGATGAGACATATAATGTGACAAAGAGCTTGGCAGAAAG GTTTGGCAAGACAGTTGTTTGCTCTCAGGATTACGCTGGCTTTATTGTAAATCGAATCTTGATGCCAATGATAAATGAAGCATTTTATACACTCTACAATGGAGTCGCGGCTAAGGAACACATTGATGCAGGAATGAAATTTGGAACGAACCATCCAATGGGTCCTCTGGAACTTGCAGATTTTATCGGGTTGGATGTTTGCTTGGCAATTTTGAAAGTCCTCCATGGCGGCTTGGGGGACACTAAATATGCTCCATGCCCTCTCCTTGTGCAGTATGTTGATGCAGGCAGACTTGGCAGAAAACGGGGCATTGGTGTGTATGATTACCGGAATGCACCCGGTGCCACAAGGCCTTCATCACGACTTTGA
- the LOC116005147 gene encoding uncharacterized protein LOC116005147 isoform X1 produces the protein MAAIRSIGVVGAGQMGSGIAQLAAVHGVDVCLYDTEAEALNRAHKSISSNIRRLVSKALLSEERGGDAIRRLKCSQNLEDFECVDIVIEAIVESESVKKKLFVDLDKIVKSSAILASNTSSISITRLASATNRPTQVIGMHFMNPPPIMKLVEIIRGADTSDETYNVTKSLAERFGKTVVCSQDYAGFIVNRILMPMINEAFYTLYNGVAAKEHIDAGMKFGTNHPMGPLELADFIGLDVCLAILKVLHGGLGDTKYAPCPLLVQYVDAGRLGRKRGIGVYDYRNAPGATRPSSRL, from the exons ATGGCGGCGATTAGGAGCATCGGGGTAGTCGGCGCAGGCCAAATGGGCTCTGGAATTGCCCAACTCGCCGCCGTGCACGGCGTCGACGTTTGCCTTTACGATACCGAAGCGGAAGCTCTTAACAGAGCCCACAAATCCATCTCTAGTAACATTCGGCGCCTCGTCTCAAAAGCTCTACTTTCTGAG GAACGAGGTGGTGATGCAATCAGGCGTCTAAAATGTTCACAGAATTTGGAAGATTTCGAGTGTGTGGATATTGTTATTGAGGCTATTGTGGAGTCTGAATCTGTGAAGAAAAAGCTGTTTGTTGATTTAGACAAGATTGTGAAGAGCTCTGCAATCTTGGCTTCTAACACAAGCTCTATCTCCATTACCCGTTTGGCATCTGCAACTAATCGTCCTACACAG GTGATTGGCATGCATTTTATGAATCCTCCTCCCATTATGAAACTGGTTGAAATTATCAGGGGTGCAGATACATCGGATGAGACATATAATGTGACAAAGAGCTTGGCAGAAAG GTTTGGCAAGACAGTTGTTTGCTCTCAGGATTACGCTGGCTTTATTGTAAATCGAATCTTGATGCCAATGATAAATGAAGCATTTTATACACTCTACAATGGAGTCGCGGCTAAGGAACACATTGATGCAGGAATGAAATTTGGAACGAACCATCCAATGGGTCCTCTGGAACTTGCAGATTTTATCGGGTTGGATGTTTGCTTGGCAATTTTGAAAGTCCTCCATGGCGGCTTGGGGGACACTAAATATGCTCCATGCCCTCTCCTTGTGCAGTATGTTGATGCAGGCAGACTTGGCAGAAAACGGGGCATTGGTGTGTATGATTACCGGAATGCACCCGGTGCCACAAGGCCTTCATCACGACTTTGA